The genomic region CTCAAATCCCGCAGGGACTTGGTCATGTTCGCCGGACCGTAACGGGAAATATTAATCGGCTGGAACCCTGCCGGGGCCGGACCGCCGCCCGCGCTGAACACGCCGCGCAGCCCTTCAAAGAAACCCGTTTTGGTTTCGACGTAGGTCACGGTTCCCAATTTCATCCCTTCTCGGGTGTCCATCCCGCTTCCCGTCGTCACTGCGGTGACGGGTTCTTTGGGTTTTTCCAAGAAGGACATCGGCGAACCGCCCGTGAAAATGCGGTTAGCCGCGCGCGAGACGATCGATTCCGAGTTGCTGGTTAACGTCTCGGCAATCTCCAGGCGCTTGGTACCGGATTTGAAATAGGTTTGCAGTTCGCCCAGTTCGCTATTGCCGAGGAAGCGGTCTTGCTGTTCGGCTTGCGAAATCGTGGCAACAGGTACGGTTTGATATAGTTGCGGACGCGCAACTGAGCTTCCACCACTTGCCTTTACAGTCATTGGATTTCAAAAGCTCCCAATAGAATCTCCATTTCGGGCATCTGCATGAGGATGCCTCTTTATACTTGACGCTTAGTGCGGATTGGCCAAAGAGGAAGGATGCAAATGGGAATCGCGGCTCTTGCTCCGACTCAAGGAGAACTTTCCAATCTAGGGTACGATGATTGGGAGTTCGGGGCGGGCCGTCGTTTTCCTCGATCTTTGCGAATCTTCCTCAAATCACTCTACGAGTTCGATCGGCGTAGTCTTTAGATTAGAACGATTCGGTATCACCCCCCACAATTGTTAAAAAGTATGTAGAATTTTCGCGGTTGAGTTACGGCGTCATCATATTGGATTCCGGCACTCATCTGAGAAAAAAGATAAGTTTTGTTACGTTTATCGCCTTCTCGATCTCATTTGGTAAATCTTAATGACAATCGAGGGGCGGGTTTGCAATCGTCGGCAGTTGGGAAAGATGCAAGAGTCTCAAGAAATTACCTCAGCCGTACAACGGCTTTACGATACCTATCCGTTTCCTCCAGAAGCCTTGTTGGACGAGCCGCCACCGGGGTATAACTGGCGCTGGAATTGGCCCGTGGCTCATGCATTCTGCACGGGGAGAAAGCCCGATCGCCCGAATGCCCGGATTCTGGATGCGGGTTGCGGGACGGGAGTGGGAACGGAGTATTTGGTCCATCTCAATCCCGAGGCTCGGGTCACGGGGATCGATCTGAGTGCGGGGGCGCTGTCGGTGGCACGAGAACGCTGCCAGCGCTCGGGTGGGGGCGATCGCGTCGAATTCCATCACCTCAGTTTGTACGACGTCGGCCAGCTTGAGGGGGCATTTGACTTGATTAACTGCGTCGGCGTCTTGCACCACTTACCGGACCCGATCGCGGGCATTCGCGCCCTGGCGCCGAAGTTGGCTCCCGGGGGCATCATGCACGTGTTTGTCTACGGCGAGTTGGGCCGTTGGGAAATTCGCCTGATGCAACAGGCGATCGCCCTTTTACAAGGGGACAAACGCGGCGATTATACCGACGGGGTGGCCCTCGGTCGCCGGGTGTTTGAAGTGCTCCCGGAGCATAACCGTCTGGTGAAGCGGGAGAAAGAACGCTGGTCTTTGGAAAATCGACGGGATGCTAATTTTGCCGATATGTATTTGCACCCGCAAGAAATCGACTACAACGTCGAGACCCTGTTCGAGTTGATCGAGGCGTCGGGATTGGAGTTCGTCGGGTTTTCCAATCCGGAGTTTTGGAGTGTAGAGCGCTTGTTGGGTAAGGCGCCGGAGTTGTTAGAGCGGGCCGGGTCGTTGGGCGATCGCGACCGCTACCGCCTGATCGAGTTACTGGATCCGGAAGTGACTCATTACGAGTTTTTCCTCGCCCGTCCCCCGTTCGTCAAGACCGATTGGATCGACGAAGGAGCTTTAGCACGAGCTCGGGTCGAGCTGAGTCCCTGTTTGCAAGGTTGGCCCTCTCAAGAGCTGTTCGATTACAACTACAACATCGTCCGCTTGTCCGAGGCGGAGTACGAATTT from Oxynema aestuarii AP17 harbors:
- a CDS encoding class I SAM-dependent methyltransferase, which translates into the protein MQESQEITSAVQRLYDTYPFPPEALLDEPPPGYNWRWNWPVAHAFCTGRKPDRPNARILDAGCGTGVGTEYLVHLNPEARVTGIDLSAGALSVARERCQRSGGGDRVEFHHLSLYDVGQLEGAFDLINCVGVLHHLPDPIAGIRALAPKLAPGGIMHVFVYGELGRWEIRLMQQAIALLQGDKRGDYTDGVALGRRVFEVLPEHNRLVKREKERWSLENRRDANFADMYLHPQEIDYNVETLFELIEASGLEFVGFSNPEFWSVERLLGKAPELLERAGSLGDRDRYRLIELLDPEVTHYEFFLARPPFVKTDWIDEGALARARVELSPCLQGWPSQELFDYNYNIVRLSEAEYEFMSACAKAPTPPTVGEVLAQVKLDFEGVRSLQRRQLVLLAAAS